The following coding sequences are from one Calorimonas adulescens window:
- a CDS encoding ATP-binding protein: MGFNNVLGAEHIFKIFMREDSLSNVYIINGERGSGKGLAAKEIAKYLNCTGKVKPCDSCRNCKSIEAGSFPDVYTLTPARAIGVDDIRDIIERSVVRPYTSRYKVFIIDKAHTMTGEAQNAILKTLEECESDNIFLLLADSIDALLPTIRSRAQALTIKRAGEEELIKLLVSKYGTDRDTAAFAARFSKGVVGKAVMLLEPEHIAFRQEVFNIIERLRHIRPYEVFDLFDTLKPDRESSGEVLDILESFFRDLLLLNHGKEKLVINVDKLPYLMTYGEFSDDRLINIIERIEDTRRFISCNSNIQLAFDVLYIDILGV, translated from the coding sequence ATGGGTTTTAACAATGTCTTGGGGGCAGAACACATATTTAAGATATTTATGAGGGAAGATAGCCTTTCTAATGTATATATAATTAACGGCGAGAGGGGGTCGGGGAAGGGCCTGGCCGCTAAGGAAATAGCCAAATACTTAAACTGTACTGGCAAGGTAAAGCCGTGCGACTCCTGCAGGAATTGCAAGTCCATTGAGGCTGGCTCATTCCCTGACGTCTATACCCTCACGCCGGCCAGGGCCATAGGGGTTGACGACATAAGGGATATCATAGAGAGGTCTGTTGTAAGGCCATACACATCACGATATAAGGTCTTTATAATAGATAAAGCCCATACAATGACCGGTGAGGCACAGAATGCCATTTTAAAGACATTGGAAGAATGTGAGAGTGATAACATATTTTTACTCTTAGCTGATTCTATAGATGCCCTTTTACCTACAATACGTTCGAGAGCACAGGCACTAACGATAAAAAGAGCTGGCGAGGAAGAGCTAATTAAACTTCTTGTCAGTAAATACGGTACTGATAGAGACACTGCTGCGTTTGCTGCCAGGTTTTCTAAGGGTGTGGTAGGCAAGGCGGTAATGTTGTTAGAGCCAGAGCATATCGCATTTCGCCAGGAGGTATTTAATATTATAGAAAGGTTGAGACATATAAGGCCCTATGAGGTTTTTGATTTATTTGACACTCTAAAGCCGGATAGGGAGTCCTCAGGAGAAGTATTGGATATACTGGAATCATTCTTTAGAGACCTACTTTTGCTCAACCACGGAAAAGAGAAACTTGTAATCAATGTAGATAAGTTACCATATCTCATGACTTACGGAGAATTTTCGGATGATAGGCTCATTAATATAATAGAACGTATCGAGGATACACGCAGGTTTATTTCATGTAATTCCAATATTCAGTTAGCTTTTGACGTATTGTATATAGATATACTGGGGGTGTGA
- a CDS encoding YaaR family protein: MKVENVKLNRVSTTMTVRNKNSGNSFKDSLLDAEGEFDRERFKRIMEDIDKKSQELKKTLDIKNLMEYKELVRNFLKEALSAFATSKKDYLDYRGRHKIYVIIEEVNEKLNKLTEDFMEKERDTIETLRKIDEIRGLLVDIYD, from the coding sequence ATGAAGGTAGAGAATGTAAAGCTCAACAGGGTCAGTACTACCATGACAGTCAGAAATAAAAACTCTGGCAATAGTTTCAAGGACAGTCTTTTAGACGCAGAGGGGGAATTTGACCGGGAGAGGTTCAAAAGAATTATGGAGGATATAGATAAAAAATCTCAGGAGCTCAAGAAGACGCTGGATATAAAGAACCTGATGGAATATAAAGAACTGGTGAGAAACTTTTTGAAAGAGGCCCTGTCAGCTTTTGCAACGTCGAAAAAGGATTATCTGGACTATAGGGGCAGACACAAGATTTATGTTATAATAGAAGAAGTCAATGAAAAACTGAATAAACTCACCGAAGACTTTATGGAAAAAGAAAGAGATACCATAGAGACCCTGAGAAAGATTGATGAAATAAGGGGGCTTCTGGTAGATATATATGACTGA
- the tmk gene encoding dTMP kinase: MGLFISFEGVDGCGKSTQIMMLEKSLVDMGYRVVVTREPGGTPLGEKIRQILLDKSNKDIEPLTEAYLYAASRALLVRQVIRPGLSKGDFILVDRYVDSSLAYQGQARGIGIDVVEAINTPAVDGLFPDITFLLDAPVGELMGRSSKVPDRIEEEGEDFQEKVREGYRILADRYKDRYIILDAMKDRFELHREIMEHVLKKFKGD, encoded by the coding sequence TTGGGTCTGTTTATTAGCTTTGAAGGTGTGGATGGGTGTGGGAAATCCACTCAGATAATGATGCTTGAAAAAAGCCTGGTTGATATGGGATACCGGGTCGTGGTAACCAGAGAGCCTGGAGGGACTCCACTTGGAGAGAAGATAAGGCAGATACTTCTGGATAAAAGCAATAAAGATATAGAGCCGCTTACAGAGGCCTATCTATATGCAGCCAGCCGTGCACTTCTGGTGAGGCAGGTGATAAGGCCTGGCCTTTCTAAGGGTGACTTTATACTTGTTGACAGGTATGTGGACTCGAGCTTAGCCTATCAGGGCCAGGCCAGAGGTATTGGCATTGATGTAGTGGAGGCAATCAATACCCCTGCAGTGGATGGTTTGTTTCCAGATATTACCTTCCTCCTTGATGCTCCGGTGGGGGAGCTCATGGGCAGGTCCTCAAAAGTACCTGACAGGATAGAGGAAGAAGGGGAGGACTTCCAGGAAAAAGTCAGGGAGGGTTATCGGATATTGGCGGACAGATACAAAGACAGGTATATAATTCTTGACGCCATGAAGGACAGGTTTGAACTCCACAGAGAAATAATGGAGCATGTACTAAAAAAGTTTAAGGGTGATTAA